The following coding sequences are from one Diabrotica virgifera virgifera chromosome 2, PGI_DIABVI_V3a window:
- the LOC114338710 gene encoding uncharacterized protein LOC114338710 isoform X7: MVESCSAVKCYNRRNKNEKMKFHRFPTDPNRRKLWLNAVRRVNFIPSKTTVICEKHFTSEDYELNVYGNRMLKKSAVPSVFEFHGHIKKEHKQQGILKRKQYEELTSEETEKILNITETEVIEAPENCSCADDGNILPAGPSNIARNPGVLQSSEPSSANRTNNFRPNNRLQVQIGQNFANICKRSKREPVYVGETEVIEAPENCSHAIDENILPAGSSNIAQNPEVLQSSEPSSTNICKREPVYVGETEVIEAPENCSLADYGNILSAGPSNRAQNPGVLQSSEPSSANRTNNFRPNNRLQVQIGQNFANICKREPVYVGETEVIEAPENCSLADYGNILSAGPSNRAQNPGVLQSSEPSSANRTNNFRPNNRLQVQIGQNFANICKRSKREPVYVGETEVIEAPENCSCAIDENILLAGSSNIAQNPRVLQSSEPSSTNICKRPRREPVYVGETEVIEAPENCSHVDDGNILPAGPSNIAQNPGVLQSSEPSSTNICKRSKREPVYIGETEVIEAAENCSSAIDENILSAGSSNITQNPGVLQSSEPSSTDICKRPRREPVYVGETEVIEAPENCSHVDDGNILPAGPSNIAQNPGVLQSSEPSSTNICKRSKRQPVYFGDFKLSDLDNTQFRMRFWKVAQETVDKYRKLIKYNQCQIRRQGKKIKSLKILLDELLKEKKISAAQSLVLKENLSETQKHLIFGHLKKGKSNEYSPELRCFALTLHSYSSSAYNYVRKMYGKTVLPHPRTLSKWHSVVDGTPAYSAEALLN, encoded by the exons ATGGTTGAATCTTGCAGTGCAGTGAAATGTTATAATAGACGCAACAAAAATGAGAAAATGAAGTTTCACAG GTTTCCTACAGACCCTAACCGGAGAAAATTGTGGTTGAATGCAGTAAGAAGAGTGAATTTTATTCCCAGTAAAACAACCGTAATTTGTGAAAAACATTTCACTTCTGAGGATTATGAACTTAATGTCTATGGAAATAGGATGCTAAAAAAGTCAGCTGTCCCATCTGTGTTTGAGTTTCATGGCCATATCAAGAAAGAACATAAACAACAAGGAATTTTAAAGAGAAAACAATATGAAGAGTTAACCTCTGAAGAAACAG AGAAAATTTTGAATATCACTGAAACTGAAGTGATTGAAGCACCTGAGAATTGCAGTTGTGCTGATGATGGAAATATATTGCCAGCTGGCCCTTCAAACATAGCACGAAATCCAGGAGTCTTGCAATCAAGTGAACCTTCAAGTGCAAATAGGACAAACAACTTCCGACCAAACAACCGACTTCAAGTGCAAATAGGACAAAATTTTGCAAACATTTGTAAAAG GTCTAAAAGAGAACCAGTATATGTTGGAGAAACTGAAGTGATCGAAGCACCTGAGAATTGCAGTCATGCTATTGATGAAAATATATTGCCAGCTGGCTCCTCAAACATAGCACAAAATCCAGAAGTCTTGCAATCAAGTGAACCATCAAGTACAAACATTTGCAAAAG AGAACCAGTATACGTTGGAGAAACTGAAGTGATCGAAGCACCTGAGAATTGCAGTCTTGCTGATTATGGAAATATACTGTCAGCTGGCCCTTCAAACAGAGCACAAAATCCAGGAGTCTTGCAATCAAGTGAACCTTCAAGTGCAAATAGGACAAACAACTTCCGACCAAACAACCGACTTCAAGTGCAAATAGGACAAAATTTTGCAAACATTTGCAAAAG AGAACCAGTATACGTTGGAGAAACTGAAGTGATCGAAGCACCTGAGAATTGCAGTCTTGCTGATTATGGAAATATACTGTCAGCTGGCCCTTCAAACAGAGCACAAAATCCAGGAGTCTTGCAATCAAGTGAACCTTCAAGTGCAAATAGGACAAACAACTTCCGACCAAACAACCGACTTCAAGTGCAAATAGGACAAAATTTTGCAAACATTTGCAAAAG GTCTAAAAGAGAACCAGTATATGTTGGAGAAACTGAAGTGATCGAAGCACCTGAGAATTGCAGTTGTGCTATTGATGAAAATATATTGCTAGCTGGCTCCTCAAACATAGCACAAAATCCAAGAGTCTTGCAATCAAGTGAACCTTCAAGTACAAACATTTGCAAAAG GCCTAGAAGAGAGCCAGTATACGTTGGAGAAACTGAAGTGATCGAGGCACCTGAGAATTGCAGTCATGTTGATGATGGAAATATATTGCCAGCTGGCCCTTCAAACATAGCACAAAATCCAGGAGTCTTGCAATCAAGTGAACCTTCAAGTACAAACATTTGCAAAAG GTCTAAAAGAGAACCAGTTTACATTGGAGAAACTGAAGTGATCGAAGCAGCTGAGAATTGCAGTAGTGCTATTGATGAAAATATATTGTCAGCTGGCTCTTCAAACATAACACAAAATCCAGGAGTCTTGCAATCAAGTGAACCTTCAAGTACAGACATTTGCAAAAG GCCTAGACGAGAGCCAGTATACGTTGGAGAAACTGAAGTGATCGAGGCACCTGAGAATTGCAGTCATGTTGATGATGGAAATATATTGCCAGCTGGCCCTTCAAACATAGCACAAAATCCAGGAGTCTTGCAATCAAGTGAACCTTCAAGTACAAACATTTGCAAAAG GTCTAAAAGACAACCAGTATACTTTGGAGATTTCAAGTTATCGGATTTGGATAACACGCAATTTCGGATGAGATTTTGGAAAGTTGCTCAGGAAACTGTTGATAAGTACAGAAAACTGATTAAATATAATCAATGTCAAATAAGAAGACAagggaaaaaaataaaaagtttaaagaTCCTATTGGATGAGCTATTAAAAGAGAAGAAAATATCTGCAGCCCAGTCATTAGTATTGAAG GAAAATCTTTCAGAGACTCAAAAACACCTGATCTTTGGCCATCTGAAAAAAGGGAAGTCTAATGAATATAGCCCAGAATTAAGGTGTTTTGCATTAACCTTGCATTCTTATTCATCATCAGCTTACAACTATGTTAGAAAAATGTATGGGAAAACAGTTTTACCACATCCACGCACTCTTTCAAAATGGCACAGTGTTGTAGATGGTACACCTGCTTATAGTGCAGAAGCACTGCTAAATTAA
- the LOC114338710 gene encoding uncharacterized protein LOC114338710 isoform X9 translates to MVESCSAVKCYNRRNKNEKMKFHRFPTDPNRRKLWLNAVRRVNFIPSKTTVICEKHFTSEDYELNVYGNRMLKKSAVPSVFEFHGHIKKEHKQQGILKRKQYEELTSEETEKILNITETEVIEAPENCSCADDGNILPAGPSNIARNPGVLQSSEPSSANRTNNFRPNNRLQVQIGQNFANICKRSKREPVYVGETEVIEAPENCSHAIDENILPAGSSNIAQNPEVLQSSEPSSTNICKREPVYVGETEVIEAPENCSLADYGNILSAGPSNRAQNPGVLQSSEPSSANRTNNFRPNNRLQVQIGQNFANICKRSKREPVYVRETEVIEAPENCSCAIDENILPAGSSNIAQNPRVLQSSEPSSTNICKREPVYVGETEVIEAPENCSHAIDENILPAGSSNIAQNPEVLQSSEPSSTNICKREPVYVGETEVIEAPENCSLADYGNILSAGPSNRAQNPGVLQSSEPSSANRTNNFRPNNRLQVQIGQNFANICKRSKREPVYIGETEVIEAAENCSSAIDENILSAGSSNITQNPGVLQSSEPSSTDICKRPRREPVYVGETEVIEAPENCSHVDDGNILPAGPSNIAQNPGVLQSSEPSSTNICKRSKRQPVYFGDFKLSDLDNTQFRMRFWKVAQETVDKYRKLIKYNQCQIRRQGKKIKSLKILLDELLKEKKISAAQSLVLKENLSETQKHLIFGHLKKGKSNEYSPELRCFALTLHSYSSSAYNYVRKMYGKTVLPHPRTLSKWHSVVDGTPAYSAEALLN, encoded by the exons ATGGTTGAATCTTGCAGTGCAGTGAAATGTTATAATAGACGCAACAAAAATGAGAAAATGAAGTTTCACAG GTTTCCTACAGACCCTAACCGGAGAAAATTGTGGTTGAATGCAGTAAGAAGAGTGAATTTTATTCCCAGTAAAACAACCGTAATTTGTGAAAAACATTTCACTTCTGAGGATTATGAACTTAATGTCTATGGAAATAGGATGCTAAAAAAGTCAGCTGTCCCATCTGTGTTTGAGTTTCATGGCCATATCAAGAAAGAACATAAACAACAAGGAATTTTAAAGAGAAAACAATATGAAGAGTTAACCTCTGAAGAAACAG AGAAAATTTTGAATATCACTGAAACTGAAGTGATTGAAGCACCTGAGAATTGCAGTTGTGCTGATGATGGAAATATATTGCCAGCTGGCCCTTCAAACATAGCACGAAATCCAGGAGTCTTGCAATCAAGTGAACCTTCAAGTGCAAATAGGACAAACAACTTCCGACCAAACAACCGACTTCAAGTGCAAATAGGACAAAATTTTGCAAACATTTGTAAAAG GTCTAAAAGAGAACCAGTATATGTTGGAGAAACTGAAGTGATCGAAGCACCTGAGAATTGCAGTCATGCTATTGATGAAAATATATTGCCAGCTGGCTCCTCAAACATAGCACAAAATCCAGAAGTCTTGCAATCAAGTGAACCATCAAGTACAAACATTTGCAAAAG AGAACCAGTATACGTTGGAGAAACTGAAGTGATCGAAGCACCTGAGAATTGCAGTCTTGCTGATTATGGAAATATACTGTCAGCTGGCCCTTCAAACAGAGCACAAAATCCAGGAGTCTTGCAATCAAGTGAACCTTCAAGTGCAAATAGGACAAACAACTTCCGACCAAACAACCGACTTCAAGTGCAAATAGGACAAAATTTTGCAAACATTTGCAAAAG GTCTAAAAGAGAACCAGTATATGTTAGAGAAACTGAAGTGATCGAAGCACCTGAGAATTGCAGTTGTGCTATTGATGAAAATATATTGCCAGCTGGCTCCTCAAATATAGCACAAAATCCAAGAGTCTTGCAATCAAGTGAACCTTCAAGTACAAACATTTGCAAAAG AGAACCAGTATACGTTGGAGAAACTGAAGTGATCGAAGCACCTGAGAATTGCAGTCATGCTATTGATGAAAATATATTGCCAGCTGGCTCCTCAAACATAGCACAAAATCCAGAAGTCTTGCAATCAAGTGAACCTTCAAGTACAAACATTTGCAAAAG AGAACCAGTATACGTTGGAGAAACTGAAGTGATCGAAGCACCTGAGAATTGCAGTCTTGCTGATTATGGAAATATACTGTCAGCTGGCCCTTCAAACAGAGCACAAAATCCAGGAGTCTTGCAATCAAGTGAACCTTCAAGTGCAAATAGGACAAACAACTTCCGACCAAACAACCGACTTCAAGTGCAAATAGGACAAAATTTTGCAAACATTTGCAAAAG GTCTAAAAGAGAACCAGTTTACATTGGAGAAACTGAAGTGATCGAAGCAGCTGAGAATTGCAGTAGTGCTATTGATGAAAATATATTGTCAGCTGGCTCTTCAAACATAACACAAAATCCAGGAGTCTTGCAATCAAGTGAACCTTCAAGTACAGACATTTGCAAAAG GCCTAGACGAGAGCCAGTATACGTTGGAGAAACTGAAGTGATCGAGGCACCTGAGAATTGCAGTCATGTTGATGATGGAAATATATTGCCAGCTGGCCCTTCAAACATAGCACAAAATCCAGGAGTCTTGCAATCAAGTGAACCTTCAAGTACAAACATTTGCAAAAG GTCTAAAAGACAACCAGTATACTTTGGAGATTTCAAGTTATCGGATTTGGATAACACGCAATTTCGGATGAGATTTTGGAAAGTTGCTCAGGAAACTGTTGATAAGTACAGAAAACTGATTAAATATAATCAATGTCAAATAAGAAGACAagggaaaaaaataaaaagtttaaagaTCCTATTGGATGAGCTATTAAAAGAGAAGAAAATATCTGCAGCCCAGTCATTAGTATTGAAG GAAAATCTTTCAGAGACTCAAAAACACCTGATCTTTGGCCATCTGAAAAAAGGGAAGTCTAATGAATATAGCCCAGAATTAAGGTGTTTTGCATTAACCTTGCATTCTTATTCATCATCAGCTTACAACTATGTTAGAAAAATGTATGGGAAAACAGTTTTACCACATCCACGCACTCTTTCAAAATGGCACAGTGTTGTAGATGGTACACCTGCTTATAGTGCAGAAGCACTGCTAAATTAA
- the LOC114338710 gene encoding uncharacterized protein LOC114338710 isoform X8, with protein sequence MVESCSAVKCYNRRNKNEKMKFHRFPTDPNRRKLWLNAVRRVNFIPSKTTVICEKHFTSEDYELNVYGNRMLKKSAVPSVFEFHGHIKKEHKQQGILKRKQYEELTSEETEKILNITETEVIEAPENCSCADDGNILPAGPSNIARNPGVLQSSEPSSANRTNNFRPNNRLQVQIGQNFANICKRSKREPVYVGETEVIEAPENCSHAIDENILPAGSSNIAQNPEVLQSSEPSSTNICKREPVYVGETEVIEAPENCSLADYGNILSAGPSNRAQNPGVLQSSEPSSANRTNNFRPNNRLQVQIGQNFANICKRSKREPVYVRETEVIEAPENCSCAIDENILPAGSSNIAQNPRVLQSSEPSSTNICKREPVYVGETEVIEAPENCSHAIDENILPAGSSNIAQNPEVLQSSEPSSTNICKREPVYVGETEVIEAPENCSLADYGNILSAGPSNRAQNPGVLQSSEPSSANRTNNFRPNNRLQVQIGQNFANICKRSKREPVYVGETEVIEAPENCSCAIDENILLAGSSNIAQNPRVLQSSEPSSTNICKRPRREPVYVGETEVIEAPENCSHVDDGNILPAGPSNIAQNPGVLQSSEPSSTNICKRSKRQPVYFGDFKLSDLDNTQFRMRFWKVAQETVDKYRKLIKYNQCQIRRQGKKIKSLKILLDELLKEKKISAAQSLVLKENLSETQKHLIFGHLKKGKSNEYSPELRCFALTLHSYSSSAYNYVRKMYGKTVLPHPRTLSKWHSVVDGTPAYSAEALLN encoded by the exons ATGGTTGAATCTTGCAGTGCAGTGAAATGTTATAATAGACGCAACAAAAATGAGAAAATGAAGTTTCACAG GTTTCCTACAGACCCTAACCGGAGAAAATTGTGGTTGAATGCAGTAAGAAGAGTGAATTTTATTCCCAGTAAAACAACCGTAATTTGTGAAAAACATTTCACTTCTGAGGATTATGAACTTAATGTCTATGGAAATAGGATGCTAAAAAAGTCAGCTGTCCCATCTGTGTTTGAGTTTCATGGCCATATCAAGAAAGAACATAAACAACAAGGAATTTTAAAGAGAAAACAATATGAAGAGTTAACCTCTGAAGAAACAG AGAAAATTTTGAATATCACTGAAACTGAAGTGATTGAAGCACCTGAGAATTGCAGTTGTGCTGATGATGGAAATATATTGCCAGCTGGCCCTTCAAACATAGCACGAAATCCAGGAGTCTTGCAATCAAGTGAACCTTCAAGTGCAAATAGGACAAACAACTTCCGACCAAACAACCGACTTCAAGTGCAAATAGGACAAAATTTTGCAAACATTTGTAAAAG GTCTAAAAGAGAACCAGTATATGTTGGAGAAACTGAAGTGATCGAAGCACCTGAGAATTGCAGTCATGCTATTGATGAAAATATATTGCCAGCTGGCTCCTCAAACATAGCACAAAATCCAGAAGTCTTGCAATCAAGTGAACCATCAAGTACAAACATTTGCAAAAG AGAACCAGTATACGTTGGAGAAACTGAAGTGATCGAAGCACCTGAGAATTGCAGTCTTGCTGATTATGGAAATATACTGTCAGCTGGCCCTTCAAACAGAGCACAAAATCCAGGAGTCTTGCAATCAAGTGAACCTTCAAGTGCAAATAGGACAAACAACTTCCGACCAAACAACCGACTTCAAGTGCAAATAGGACAAAATTTTGCAAACATTTGCAAAAG GTCTAAAAGAGAACCAGTATATGTTAGAGAAACTGAAGTGATCGAAGCACCTGAGAATTGCAGTTGTGCTATTGATGAAAATATATTGCCAGCTGGCTCCTCAAATATAGCACAAAATCCAAGAGTCTTGCAATCAAGTGAACCTTCAAGTACAAACATTTGCAAAAG AGAACCAGTATACGTTGGAGAAACTGAAGTGATCGAAGCACCTGAGAATTGCAGTCATGCTATTGATGAAAATATATTGCCAGCTGGCTCCTCAAACATAGCACAAAATCCAGAAGTCTTGCAATCAAGTGAACCTTCAAGTACAAACATTTGCAAAAG AGAACCAGTATACGTTGGAGAAACTGAAGTGATCGAAGCACCTGAGAATTGCAGTCTTGCTGATTATGGAAATATACTGTCAGCTGGCCCTTCAAACAGAGCACAAAATCCAGGAGTCTTGCAATCAAGTGAACCTTCAAGTGCAAATAGGACAAACAACTTCCGACCAAACAACCGACTTCAAGTGCAAATAGGACAAAATTTTGCAAACATTTGCAAAAG GTCTAAAAGAGAACCAGTATATGTTGGAGAAACTGAAGTGATCGAAGCACCTGAGAATTGCAGTTGTGCTATTGATGAAAATATATTGCTAGCTGGCTCCTCAAACATAGCACAAAATCCAAGAGTCTTGCAATCAAGTGAACCTTCAAGTACAAACATTTGCAAAAG GCCTAGAAGAGAGCCAGTATACGTTGGAGAAACTGAAGTGATCGAGGCACCTGAGAATTGCAGTCATGTTGATGATGGAAATATATTGCCAGCTGGCCCTTCAAACATAGCACAAAATCCAGGAGTCTTGCAATCAAGTGAACCTTCAAGTACAAACATTTGCAAAAG GTCTAAAAGACAACCAGTATACTTTGGAGATTTCAAGTTATCGGATTTGGATAACACGCAATTTCGGATGAGATTTTGGAAAGTTGCTCAGGAAACTGTTGATAAGTACAGAAAACTGATTAAATATAATCAATGTCAAATAAGAAGACAagggaaaaaaataaaaagtttaaagaTCCTATTGGATGAGCTATTAAAAGAGAAGAAAATATCTGCAGCCCAGTCATTAGTATTGAAG GAAAATCTTTCAGAGACTCAAAAACACCTGATCTTTGGCCATCTGAAAAAAGGGAAGTCTAATGAATATAGCCCAGAATTAAGGTGTTTTGCATTAACCTTGCATTCTTATTCATCATCAGCTTACAACTATGTTAGAAAAATGTATGGGAAAACAGTTTTACCACATCCACGCACTCTTTCAAAATGGCACAGTGTTGTAGATGGTACACCTGCTTATAGTGCAGAAGCACTGCTAAATTAA
- the LOC114338710 gene encoding uncharacterized protein LOC114338710 isoform X5 gives MVESCSAVKCYNRRNKNEKMKFHRFPTDPNRRKLWLNAVRRVNFIPSKTTVICEKHFTSEDYELNVYGNRMLKKSAVPSVFEFHGHIKKEHKQQGILKRKQYEELTSEETEKILNITETEVIEAPENCSCADDGNILPAGPSNIARNPGVLQSSEPSSANRTNNFRPNNRLQVQIGQNFANICKRSKREPVYVGETEVIEAPENCSHAIDENILPAGSSNIAQNPEVLQSSEPSSTNICKREPVYVGETEVIEAPENCSLADYGNILSAGPSNRAQNPGVLQSSEPSSANRTNNFRPNNRLQVQIGQNFANICKRSKREPVYVRETEVIEAPENCSCAIDENILPAGSSNIAQNPRVLQSSEPSSTNICKREPVYVGETEVIEAPENCSHAIDENILPAGSSNIAQNPEVLQSSEPSSTNICKREPVYVGETEVIEAPENCSLADYGNILSAGPSNRAQNPGVLQSSEPSSANRTNNFRPNNRLQVQIGQNFANICKRPRREPVYVGETEVIEAPENCSHVDDGNILPAGPSNIAQNPGVLQSSEPSSTNICKRSKREPVYIGETEVIEAAENCSSAIDENILSAGSSNITQNPGVLQSSEPSSTDICKRPRREPVYVGETEVIEAPENCSHVDDGNILPAGPSNIAQNPGVLQSSEPSSTNICKRSKRQPVYFGDFKLSDLDNTQFRMRFWKVAQETVDKYRKLIKYNQCQIRRQGKKIKSLKILLDELLKEKKISAAQSLVLKENLSETQKHLIFGHLKKGKSNEYSPELRCFALTLHSYSSSAYNYVRKMYGKTVLPHPRTLSKWHSVVDGTPAYSAEALLN, from the exons ATGGTTGAATCTTGCAGTGCAGTGAAATGTTATAATAGACGCAACAAAAATGAGAAAATGAAGTTTCACAG GTTTCCTACAGACCCTAACCGGAGAAAATTGTGGTTGAATGCAGTAAGAAGAGTGAATTTTATTCCCAGTAAAACAACCGTAATTTGTGAAAAACATTTCACTTCTGAGGATTATGAACTTAATGTCTATGGAAATAGGATGCTAAAAAAGTCAGCTGTCCCATCTGTGTTTGAGTTTCATGGCCATATCAAGAAAGAACATAAACAACAAGGAATTTTAAAGAGAAAACAATATGAAGAGTTAACCTCTGAAGAAACAG AGAAAATTTTGAATATCACTGAAACTGAAGTGATTGAAGCACCTGAGAATTGCAGTTGTGCTGATGATGGAAATATATTGCCAGCTGGCCCTTCAAACATAGCACGAAATCCAGGAGTCTTGCAATCAAGTGAACCTTCAAGTGCAAATAGGACAAACAACTTCCGACCAAACAACCGACTTCAAGTGCAAATAGGACAAAATTTTGCAAACATTTGTAAAAG GTCTAAAAGAGAACCAGTATATGTTGGAGAAACTGAAGTGATCGAAGCACCTGAGAATTGCAGTCATGCTATTGATGAAAATATATTGCCAGCTGGCTCCTCAAACATAGCACAAAATCCAGAAGTCTTGCAATCAAGTGAACCATCAAGTACAAACATTTGCAAAAG AGAACCAGTATACGTTGGAGAAACTGAAGTGATCGAAGCACCTGAGAATTGCAGTCTTGCTGATTATGGAAATATACTGTCAGCTGGCCCTTCAAACAGAGCACAAAATCCAGGAGTCTTGCAATCAAGTGAACCTTCAAGTGCAAATAGGACAAACAACTTCCGACCAAACAACCGACTTCAAGTGCAAATAGGACAAAATTTTGCAAACATTTGCAAAAG GTCTAAAAGAGAACCAGTATATGTTAGAGAAACTGAAGTGATCGAAGCACCTGAGAATTGCAGTTGTGCTATTGATGAAAATATATTGCCAGCTGGCTCCTCAAATATAGCACAAAATCCAAGAGTCTTGCAATCAAGTGAACCTTCAAGTACAAACATTTGCAAAAG AGAACCAGTATACGTTGGAGAAACTGAAGTGATCGAAGCACCTGAGAATTGCAGTCATGCTATTGATGAAAATATATTGCCAGCTGGCTCCTCAAACATAGCACAAAATCCAGAAGTCTTGCAATCAAGTGAACCTTCAAGTACAAACATTTGCAAAAG AGAACCAGTATACGTTGGAGAAACTGAAGTGATCGAAGCACCTGAGAATTGCAGTCTTGCTGATTATGGAAATATACTGTCAGCTGGCCCTTCAAACAGAGCACAAAATCCAGGAGTCTTGCAATCAAGTGAACCTTCAAGTGCAAATAGGACAAACAACTTCCGACCAAACAACCGACTTCAAGTGCAAATAGGACAAAATTTTGCAAACATTTGCAAAAG GCCTAGAAGAGAGCCAGTATACGTTGGAGAAACTGAAGTGATCGAGGCACCTGAGAATTGCAGTCATGTTGATGATGGAAATATATTGCCAGCTGGCCCTTCAAACATAGCACAAAATCCAGGAGTCTTGCAATCAAGTGAACCTTCAAGTACAAACATTTGCAAAAG GTCTAAAAGAGAACCAGTTTACATTGGAGAAACTGAAGTGATCGAAGCAGCTGAGAATTGCAGTAGTGCTATTGATGAAAATATATTGTCAGCTGGCTCTTCAAACATAACACAAAATCCAGGAGTCTTGCAATCAAGTGAACCTTCAAGTACAGACATTTGCAAAAG GCCTAGACGAGAGCCAGTATACGTTGGAGAAACTGAAGTGATCGAGGCACCTGAGAATTGCAGTCATGTTGATGATGGAAATATATTGCCAGCTGGCCCTTCAAACATAGCACAAAATCCAGGAGTCTTGCAATCAAGTGAACCTTCAAGTACAAACATTTGCAAAAG GTCTAAAAGACAACCAGTATACTTTGGAGATTTCAAGTTATCGGATTTGGATAACACGCAATTTCGGATGAGATTTTGGAAAGTTGCTCAGGAAACTGTTGATAAGTACAGAAAACTGATTAAATATAATCAATGTCAAATAAGAAGACAagggaaaaaaataaaaagtttaaagaTCCTATTGGATGAGCTATTAAAAGAGAAGAAAATATCTGCAGCCCAGTCATTAGTATTGAAG GAAAATCTTTCAGAGACTCAAAAACACCTGATCTTTGGCCATCTGAAAAAAGGGAAGTCTAATGAATATAGCCCAGAATTAAGGTGTTTTGCATTAACCTTGCATTCTTATTCATCATCAGCTTACAACTATGTTAGAAAAATGTATGGGAAAACAGTTTTACCACATCCACGCACTCTTTCAAAATGGCACAGTGTTGTAGATGGTACACCTGCTTATAGTGCAGAAGCACTGCTAAATTAA